In Ornithodoros turicata isolate Travis chromosome 1, ASM3712646v1, whole genome shotgun sequence, the DNA window AGACTACGTGCTTCCCCACGATTTTGATGAGTTGGAAGAGCGTCCCGTCGCAACGGAGGACCAGGTAGGAGGGAAGACACTCGAGTGCGACCTCAGTCCAGCTATGCCCTCCCTGTCTGAGCGTGTCGGCGATCATACGCAGGAGCAAACCGATGAAgtgccatacaagtgcgacctctgtcctgcagcgtTCAGCCACAGCGTGCAGCTGCAGCGTCACAAGAGCGCGCACCCGGGTGTGAAGCCGTTCAAGTGCACTTTCTGCCCCTCCGAGTTTGCAAAGCTGCACTACCTGACGGTCCACGTACGGACTCACAccggcgagaagccgtacaagtgcgacctctgcGACGCACAGTTCGTCCAGAGCACGCACCTGCTGCGTCACAAGAGGACGCACACGGGCGAGAGGCCTCACAAGTGCCAcctctgccctgcggagttcaccCGGAGCGCGCACTTGGAGCGCCACAAGAGGACGCACACGGGCGCGAGGCCgcacaagtgcgacctctgtccggCCGAGTTCACCCAGCTGCACCACCTGAAGGATCACGTACGGATccacacgggcgaaaagccgtacaagtgcagtGCATGTCCTGCGGAGTTCAGGCACTGCACGCTCCTCCGGCGTCACAAGTGGACACACATGGGCGAGAAGCCGcacaagtgcaatctctgtccCGCAGAGTTCACCCAGATGCACCTCCTGAAGGACCACGTGCAGTCCCACACTGGCGAGAGGCCGTACGGGTGCGCCCTCTGTCCGGCAAAGTTCACCTTCAGGACGCACCTGTGGCGCCACAAGCGGAtgcacacgggtgagaagccctTCAAGTGCGACCTCTGCATGGCCGAGTTCAGTGAGAGCGGGAACCTGCGACGTCACCAGAAGACACACACGGGCgggaagccacacaagtgtgtCCTCTGCCCCGCTGAATTCACACACCTCCATCGCCTCAATGATCATTTAAGGGCTCACACCAGTGTGAAGTCATAAAAGTGGGTTCTCTGGCACAACGCGAGCCTCCAGCATCGTTAGGGACACACGAGTGTGATTGACTATCCtggcgtttgctgaccaagagcgagggaggctccgccacttggatgccggccaataggaggacgcggagggcaggcagttcccaagcctctgctctcgcccaAGAGATGGCGCTGCGTTATTGCTgtttctgccatggcgcactaatttaaccaactgcttcgccgtccatTAACCAGCAGCTGTTGCagttttgcctgccgcaaggcttctgccatggcaccACCGGTCTAACCGACATCTTTGCCGCCCGTTAACCGGTGTATGCTCGACTTGCGCTTCGC includes these proteins:
- the LOC135378841 gene encoding zinc finger protein 664-like isoform X1 — its product is MELTPECSGRAEKVKSETLDAACLPERCQTQQQHCAEAPLGGATTETRHIKEEPLGNLSKEHPIVEEETEPYDTAILVARSHGAASEDATASSRIPRVPDEPADTCDPSSSGSLKDYVLPHDFDELEERPVATEDQVGGKTLECDLSPAMPSLSERVGDHTQEQTDEVPYKCDLCPAAFSHSVQLQRHKSAHPGVKPFKCTFCPSEFAKLHYLTVHVRTHTGEKPYKCDLCDAQFVQSTHLLRHKRTHTGERPHKCHLCPAEFTRSAHLERHKRTHTGARPHKCDLCPAEFTQLHHLKDHVRIHTGEKPYKCSACPAEFRHCTLLRRHKWTHMGEKPHKCNLCPAEFTQMHLLKDHVQSHTGERPYGCALCPAKFTFRTHLWRHKRMHTGEKPFKCDLCMAEFSESGNLRRHQKTHTGGKPHKCVLCPAEFTHLHRLNDHLRAHTSVKS
- the LOC135378841 gene encoding zinc finger protein 664-like isoform X2, coding for MELTPECSGRAEKVKSETLDAACLPERCQTQQQHCAEAPLGGATTETRHIKEEPLGNLSKEHPIVEEETEPYDTAILVARSHGAASEDATASSRIPRVPDEPADTCDPSSSGSLKDYVLPHDFDELEERPVATEDQEQTDEVPYKCDLCPAAFSHSVQLQRHKSAHPGVKPFKCTFCPSEFAKLHYLTVHVRTHTGEKPYKCDLCDAQFVQSTHLLRHKRTHTGERPHKCHLCPAEFTRSAHLERHKRTHTGARPHKCDLCPAEFTQLHHLKDHVRIHTGEKPYKCSACPAEFRHCTLLRRHKWTHMGEKPHKCNLCPAEFTQMHLLKDHVQSHTGERPYGCALCPAKFTFRTHLWRHKRMHTGEKPFKCDLCMAEFSESGNLRRHQKTHTGGKPHKCVLCPAEFTHLHRLNDHLRAHTSVKS